In one window of Gemmatimonadota bacterium DNA:
- a CDS encoding glycosyltransferase family 4 protein: MSGLRFAFLTTFYPPHNFGGDGIGIQRLARGLVRAGHHVTVIHDVDAYNSLRQGAEPEAPPEPAGLEVIRLRSGLGTLSPLLTQQLGRPVVNGPRIARILDEGKFDVINFHNVSLIGGPGLFKYGRGLKLYMAHEHWLVCPSHVLWRHNRELCTGRQCFRCQVSYRRPPQLWRWTGYLERELRHVDAFIAMSEFSRRKHQEFGFPREMEVLPYFLPDPEAGGARVGGASPHPRPYFLFVGRLEKIKGLDDVIPVFRDFPDADLVIAGDGEYAATLRGMAEGLPNVRFLGRVAPEALRRYYEHAIALVVPSVCFETFGIILIEAFKQGTPVIARRIGPFPEIAATSGGAALFATPEELRSILVRLQAEPAERDVLARAASDGFLAHWTERAVIPRYLAIVRRAAERKAAAEHSSR, encoded by the coding sequence GTGAGCGGGCTGCGGTTCGCGTTCCTGACCACGTTCTACCCACCGCACAACTTCGGCGGGGACGGGATCGGGATCCAGCGGCTGGCGCGGGGGCTGGTGCGGGCGGGGCACCACGTGACGGTGATCCACGACGTGGATGCCTACAACTCGCTGCGCCAGGGCGCCGAGCCGGAGGCGCCGCCGGAGCCGGCGGGGCTGGAGGTGATCCGGCTGCGCAGCGGGCTCGGGACGCTGTCGCCGCTGCTCACGCAGCAGCTGGGGCGGCCGGTGGTGAACGGGCCGCGGATCGCGCGGATCCTGGACGAGGGGAAGTTCGATGTCATCAACTTCCACAACGTCTCGCTGATCGGCGGACCGGGCCTGTTCAAGTACGGCCGCGGGCTCAAGCTGTACATGGCCCACGAGCACTGGCTGGTCTGTCCCAGCCATGTGCTGTGGCGCCATAATCGTGAGCTGTGTACCGGGCGGCAGTGCTTCCGCTGCCAGGTGAGCTACCGGCGGCCGCCGCAGCTGTGGCGCTGGACCGGGTACCTCGAGCGCGAGCTGCGGCACGTGGACGCGTTCATCGCGATGAGCGAGTTCAGCCGGCGGAAGCACCAGGAGTTCGGCTTCCCGCGGGAGATGGAGGTCCTGCCGTACTTCCTGCCGGATCCGGAGGCGGGCGGGGCCAGGGTCGGGGGGGCCTCCCCGCATCCGCGGCCGTATTTCCTGTTCGTGGGGCGGCTGGAGAAGATCAAGGGGCTGGACGACGTGATCCCGGTGTTCCGCGACTTCCCGGATGCCGATCTCGTCATCGCCGGCGACGGCGAGTATGCCGCGACCCTGCGGGGGATGGCGGAGGGACTGCCCAACGTCCGGTTCCTGGGGCGGGTGGCGCCCGAGGCCCTGCGGCGCTACTACGAGCACGCGATCGCGCTGGTGGTGCCGTCGGTCTGTTTCGAGACCTTTGGCATCATCCTGATCGAGGCGTTCAAGCAGGGGACGCCGGTGATCGCGCGGCGGATCGGGCCGTTCCCCGAGATCGCCGCCACCTCGGGCGGGGCGGCACTGTTCGCCACGCCGGAGGAGCTCCGGTCGATCCTGGTCCGGCTCCAGGCGGAGCCGGCGGAGCGGGACGTGCTGGCGCGGGCGGCCAGCGACGGCTTCCTCGCCCACTGGACGGAAAGGGCGGTCATTCCGCGCTATCTGGCCATCGTCCGTCGGGCGGCGGAGCGCAAGGCCGCCGCGGAGCACAGCAGTCGTTGA